A single genomic interval of Osmia lignaria lignaria isolate PbOS001 chromosome 9, iyOsmLign1, whole genome shotgun sequence harbors:
- the LOC117602273 gene encoding uncharacterized protein LOC117602273 has protein sequence MRILLIQITTVLLISYAKRTSGRHLPSTVDVDGEEESVSSQFDIDDDSKTDESKEDPSEDKLPILPPLILLDFGNDTEESNVTSEEKSKRTVNSGLGYGLENNALQPRRYNYYFPGGKSGTTVSIEESISPFLPKTIVERVQAPSQRNYLDGYQNSFVSSTDRYSNLQQTKSQSVFGQRTKPQKVAGASSFESYQNVATTAKPSADSFPVQNSGYQNVGISTQSPLAFSPSDSVRYVTPSPGNFASHHSGSFNYASTISPFSMNENGRTYAEQRLRSNVDSRGFPVSQTVDSSTVAPLSYDSHFPAGSQLSNRPRYTVENGVRYENKIFWKYPDGRVSDVPPATYVEYTRSSAGQSGKSQQPHAIYEPTTTESSVLSQGPVQFPTVPEPAAQEPNPFVSGESLSSSLPQQQVYRLGYQSLVSQRQNINLARQRKPNSNAAASYSFSTSSPSRRAKPGSNSAKVNYQAYQQPSRYMVNGPNPEYTDGYTTEATLNSTTPLSNLFSSSGDRSPRKYTSKVRNYLDSVLAEEDGSKKQSFDNNDLNSYSNLRYSDLLNYNPSISEYIRNPSSILNVRPTFVQAGNSLIPVIILRVDGASPIQTKSSQNINLKALLQQYLVQYAKSIQELAQPSTYDLGTESIGKGQTSGQGKSPVLDLIRLTQEDARQMPGYPTDSYIGRSSYETSNLEEPKQLSNGRYSSRQKVKNVQILDDPRFPNYRVKN, from the exons ATGAGGATCCTCCTGATACAA ATCACCACGGTTCTGCTGATAAGTTACGCTAAGAGGACTTCCGGCAGGCACTTACCTTCCACCGTAGACGTTGATGGAGAAGAAGAATCCGTTTCTTCCCAATTCGACATCGATGACGACTCGAAGACTGACGAGTCGAAAGAGGATCCGTCAGAAGATAAACTACCAATTTTACCACCATTGATCCTGCTAGATTTTGGAAACGACACCGAAGAATCGAACGTTACTTCCGAAGAGAAATCGAAACGAACCGTGAACAGTGGTCTAGGTTACGGCCTCGAGAACAACGCCCTTCAGCCCCGAAGGTACAACTATTATTTTCCAGGTGGAAAATCAGGAACCACGGTCAGCATCGAGGAATCCATCAGCCCGTTCTTACCCAAAACGATCGTCGAGAGGGTTCAAGCTCCGAGTCAAAGGAATTACCTGGACGGTTATCAGAATTCCTTCGTTTCCTCGACGGATCGATACTCGAATCTGCAACAGACGAAATCTCAGTCAGTATTCGGGCAACGAACGAAGCCCCAGAAAGTCGCCGGAGCTTCCAGTTTCGAGTCGTACCAAAATGTAGCGACAACCGCGAAACCATCTGCCGATTCGTTCCCGGTTCAGAATTCAGGATACCAGAACGTTGGTATCTCCACACAATCGCCTTTGGCTTTCAGTCCCAGCGATTCGGTCAGATACGTAACTCCCAGCCCCGGGAACTTTGCGAGCCATCACAGCGGCTCGTTCAACTACGCCAGCACGATAAGTCCATTCTCGATGAACGAGAACGGGCGTACTTACGCGGAGCAAAGGCTTCGATCGAACGTCGATTCTCGTGGCTTCCCTGTCTCTCAAACCGTCGACTCATCGACCGTGGCTCCGTTGAGCTACGACTCTCATTTCCCAGCCGGCTCGCAACTTTCCAACAGACCCAGGTACACGGTGGAGAACGGGGTTCGCTACGAGAATAAAATCTTTTGGAAATATCCGGACGGCCGAGTGTCCGACGTGCCACCGGCCACTTACGTGGAGTACACGCGATCTTCGGCCGGTCAATCCGGCAAATCCCAGCAACCTCATGCGATTTACGAGCCCACGACTACGGAAAGTAGCGTGCTTTCCCAGGGACCGGTACAGTTTCCCACGGTTCCCGAACCGGCTGCACAGGAGCCGAATCCATTCGTTTCCGGTGAATCTTTGTCGTCCAGTCTGCCCCAGCAACAAGTGTACCGGCTCGGTTATCAGAGTTTAGTGAGCCAAAGGCAGAACATCAACTTGGCACGACAACGAAAGCCCAACAGCAACGCTGCGGCCTCTTATTCGTTTTCTACGTCGTCTCCTTCGAGAAGGGCGAAACCTGGTTCGAACAGTGCTAAGGTTAACTATCAGGCCTATCAGCAACCCTCCAGGTACATGGTGAACGGTCCTAATCCCGAATACACCGATGGCTACACGACAGAGGCTACCCTCAACAGTACCACTCCTCTGAGCAATTTATTCAGCTCCTCCGGTGATCGTTCTCCAAGGAAATACACCTCGAAGGTGCGGAATTACTTGGACAGTGTCCTAGCCGAGGAGGATGGATCGAAGAAACAAAGCTTCGATAACAATGACCTGAACAGTTACTCGAATCTTCGATACTCGGATCTATTGAATTACAATCCGTCCATCTCGGAATATATTAGAAATCCTTCGTCTATTCTGAACGTACGACCGACCTTCGTGCAGGCCGGGAACTCTTTGATACCGGTTATTATACTCCGAGTGGATGGCGCGTCTCCTATTCAGACGAAATCCTCGCAGAACATTAATTTGAAGGCTCTGCTTCAACAGTACCTCGTTCAGTACGCCAAGAGCATTCAAGAGCTGGCCCAACCGTCTACCTACGATCTCGGAACGGAATCTATCGGGAAAGGTCAGACTTCGGGGCAAGGTAAGAGCCCCGTCCTGGATTTGATTCGATTGACCCAGGAGGACGCTCGCCAGATGCCTGGTTACCCGACGGACTCCTATATCGGAAGATCCAGTTACGAGACTAGTAACCTGGAGGAGCCGAAACAATTATCCAATGGACGTTACAGTAGTCGACAGAAAGTAAAGAACGTTCAGATTTTGGATGATCCTCGATTCCCTAACTATAGGGTTAAGAACTAG
- the LOC117607322 gene encoding uncharacterized protein LOC117607322: protein MKCYIAIALLALFAVAFAAEQPAESEKIEPVVSAEPQDAPRDKRGLLLGYTAPVAYTSYAAPVAYSASYSVPYAYRTYPSYPYYSSYYLG, encoded by the exons ATGAAGTGCTACATT GCTATCGCCCTTTTGGCTCTCTTCGCTGTAGCTTTCGCTGCAGAGCAACCCGCTGAATCCGAAAAGATCGAGCCAGTGGTGAGCGCAGAACCCCAGGATGCACCAAGGGACAAGAGAGGTCTACTGCTGGGCTACACTGCTCCAGTTGCATACACTTCGTATGCAGCACCGGTCGCCTACAGTGCTAGCTACAGTGTGCCTTATGCCTACCGCACCTACCCCTCATACCCCTACTACAGCTCTTACTACCTGGGTTAA
- the LOC117607063 gene encoding uncharacterized protein LOC117607063 — MKFLLITCLLATSLLCVYGAEETEDKPEITKLELVELGEGESDDDAEDSDVQRKRDSGYSYKRPDNFALASRSRFQVGQSGHRGRIVNRHPAQINRPITKYGPPGYQNSSPMRPVSHGQQHRDKFQFHGHFGQQHSNNFDGRPSGLLEQGVPSPIRQSDFAEPNPISTQNNEPFATHSANYLPPQNQKLPGFGTVQAFSSAHAAAQNIPSNDQGQSANFQSQNLVQSQGQISDAALFLTQNAQAIQQLYGQPPNEQDFAPVNGDQFLGHSNQVHNGQFQNFESTSQSPQNFPGQLPSYASGTLSAQETLEQIQSLEKDRLIVQLQRALASQAQNADASGRYAENHPSFVQSQDLLASLGQRMKIHGLNAQPTTVTFGSGNTAFNQSPFLPGTTISPGFPLSYGLSTTAQPPTTTTPTTTTSLQPPQATKGDGTSQPGSSLPAPPSAPAVPVYGGFVPTLITGTSFLSNVPSYGPTFFAPGAVTPVQPSGSSPTHFGLPIPADHGQKPTGTTPTSVSPTTPSTPSTSRPGLPSSPPVNTVPVPLHPVVTPLHPVAPLLPPVTPSHLHPVHAPSTGHPTYGLQTPLINPLLYKPIKPVYPFYYYQNLAYQPHKLALPTYPWSYAPTYAQAKPAQIWK; from the exons ATGAAGTTCCTTTTA ATAACTTGTCTACTGGCTACGAGTTTATTGTGCGTCTATGGGGCCGAAGAAACCGAGGACAAGCCGGAGATTACAAAGTTAGAGTTGGTGGAACTTGGCGAGGGAGAAAGCGACGACGATGCCGAAGACTCGGATGTTCAAAGAAAGAGAGATTCCGGCTATTCGTACAAGAGACCGGACAATTTCGCGTTAGCTTCGAGATCTCGTTTCCAAGTTGGACAATCTGGCCACAGAGGACGTATCGTTAATAGACATCCAGCCCAAATAAACAGACCTATCACCAAATACGGACCACCCGGTTACCAGAATTCATCCCCGATGAGACCAGTTTCTCACGGTCAACAGCATCGCGATAAATTCCAATTCCATGGTCATTTCGGTCAACAGCATTCGAACAACTTTGATGGCCGGCCGAGTGGTTTGCTGGAGCAGGGAGTACCCAGTCCAATTAGGCAGTCTGACTTTGCCGAACCGAATCCAATATCCACTCAAAACAACGAACCCTTCGCGACTCACTCGGCTAACTATTTACCGCCGCAGAATCAGAAGTTGCCCGGTTTCGGCACGGTCCAAGCATTTTCCTCGGCTCACGCAGCGGCACAGAATATTCCGAGCAACGATCAAGGTCAATCGGCTAATTTCCAAAGTCAAAATCTCGTGCAATCTCAAGGACAAATATCAGACGCGGCTCTTTTCCTAACGCAGAATGCTCAAGCTATACAACAACTGTACGGTCAGCCTCCGAACGAGCAAGATTTCGCTCCGGTTAACGGTGATCAGTTCTTAGGTCACTCTAATCAAGTTCACAATGGTCAGTTTCAAAATTTCGAAAGTACCTCGCAAAGTCCACAAAATTTCCCAGGCCAGTTGCCCTCTTACGCGTCCGGAACACTGAGCGCCCAAGAGACCCTGGAACAGATTCAGTCTCTCGAGAAGGACAGATTGATCGTTCAGCTGCAGCGTGCGCTCGCGAGCCAGGCTCAGAACGCGGACGCGTCTGGAAGGTACGCTGAAAATCATCCGAGCTTCGTTCAGAGTCAAGATCTTCTGGCTTCCCTTGGACAGCGAATGAAGATTCACGGTTTAAACGCGCAACCGACTACCGTTACGTTCGGATCCGGCAATACAGCTTTCAATCAATCACCTTTTTTACCAGGAACCACGATCAGTCCCGGCTTTCCGCTTAGCTACGGGCTATCGACCACCGCTCAACCCCCGACGACCACCACGCCGACAACTACGACGTCCCTGCAGCCCCCTCAGGCAACTAAAGGCGACGGAACTTCTCAGCCCGGCAGCAGCCTGCCCGCGCCACCCTCTGCACCAGCAGTTCCCGTCTACGGTGGTTTCGTGCCGACCTTAATCACTGGTACCAGTTTCCTGTCAAACGTGCCGTCCTACGGGCCGACGTTCTTCGCTCCTGGTGCCGTCACACCTGTCCAACCGTCAGGCTCCTCGCCCACGCACTTTGGTCTACCTATTCCTGCGGACCACGGTCAGAAACCGACAGGTACCACCCCAACTTCCGTCTCTCCCACGACACCCTCGACTCCTTCGACCAGCCGACCCGGTCTTCCTTCCTCTCCTCCAGTTAACACGGTGCCAGTTCCTCTACATCCAGTGGTGACTCCTCTTCATCCGGTCGCACCCTTGCTTCCCCCCGTGACGCCGAGCCACTTGCACCCCGTCCACGCGCCGTCCACCGGCCATCCAACCTACGGCCTGCAAACACCCCTGATTAATCCGCTTCTCTACAAACCCATCAAACCGGTCTATCCGTTCTACTATTACCAGAACCTCGCGTACCAGCCGCACAAACTCGCTTTACCAACTTACCCGTGGAGCTACGCACCGACCTATGCTCAAGCGAAACCGGCCCAAATATGGAAATGA
- the LOC117607119 gene encoding LOW QUALITY PROTEIN: uncharacterized protein LOC117607119 (The sequence of the model RefSeq protein was modified relative to this genomic sequence to represent the inferred CDS: inserted 2 bases in 1 codon) — MPSETTISLNILGSYLTTRNIEQEDXLFTRNMRSLIILVLAVVAISTVSSRETRGEMRVLRPLAKGKRGVSDYSGGYSSGGSSYSSPIHSSGSSGYSGASLGGYSLGHSSPIQSLGGGLGHGSVGYSLGSGGSSLGHGLSLQGLSLGGHYGQPSYSGGGGSIALFSPSSKTGPVTFGLHGGGLSSGSSGSSGYSSPIYATGVHGLSSYSSGGSSGGISLHPAMLGSSHGATFSLPAASSSSHSIPIQSISQSSSYPVSGGLLIDSGSLGKSSSYSQGGSSLGSLHGSSGGSGYSIPISSGSHGISSLSSNSGGSVSYSLPVSSGSHGISSLSSHSGGSGGYSLPVSSGSSNSHISYSSGSSDASSYSLPASSVSYSSGSSGSNYIPSSSDGSSYASGGSSSYSSPSSSYSNSGSSYSSPISSYSSPSSSYSSPSSSYSSPSVTYSGSSGGYSQSYSSPSSSYGTPAESHGSYSNLSPRYVGYASGKSYDSSNSASNKYDTISYSSPNGKY, encoded by the exons ATGCCATCAGAAACCACAATTTCACTTAACATACTCGGTTCTTACCTGACCACGAGAAATATCGAGCAAGAAGA CCTGTTTACAAGGAATATGCGGTCGTTA ATAATATTGGTCCTCGCAGTTGTGGCGATCTCAACTGTCTCCAGCAGGGAGACGAGAGGAGAGATGAGAGTACTACGGCCACTGGCAAAGGGTAAACGCGGTGTCAGTGATTATTCAGGCGGCTACTCGTCCGGAGGATCATCTTACAGTTCTCCAATTCACTCGAGCGGAAGCTCAGGATACAGTGGAGCATCGCTTGGAGGTTATTCCCTGGGACACTCGTCTCCTATTCAGAGCTTGGGAGGTGGATTGGGACACGGTTCCGTTGGATACTCACTTGGATCCGGAGGATCTAGCCTGGGCCATGGATTAAGTCTCCAAGGACTCTCTTTGGGCGGTCATTACGGTCAGCCCTCGTATTCCGGCGGAGGAGGAAGCATCGCGTTATTCTCTCCTTCCTCGAAGACTGGACCAGTCACTTTCGGACTCCACGGAGGCGGTCTTTCTTCGGGCAGTTCCGGTTCCAGCGGCTACTCTTCGCCGATATACGCAACAGGAGTCCACGGATTGTCCTCTTACAGCAGCGGCGGTTCGTCCGGCGGCATCAGTCTTCATCCAGCGATGTTGGGCTCCTCGCACGGTGCTACCTTCAGTCTGCCAGCTGCTTCTTCTTCTAGCCATAGCATTCCGATTCAATCGATCTCGCAAAGTTCTTCCTATCCGGTCAGCGGAGGTTTGTTGATCGACTCTGGATCACTCGGGAAAAGCTCGAGTTATAGTCAAGGGGGATCTTCCTTGGGTAGTCTGCACGGATCCAGCGGTGGTTCCGGTTACTCTATCCCTATCTCGAGTGGATCCCACGGAATATCTAGCCTCTCTTCGAATTCTGGAGGTTCAGTCAGCTATTCCTTGCCAGTCTCCTCTGGGTCTCATGGAATATCCAGTCTGTCCTCCCATTCCGGTGGATCCGGAGGTTATTCGTTACCAGTGTCGTCTGGATCATCTAACAGTCACATTAGCTATTCCAGCGGCTCCTCCGATGCTTCCAGTTATTCTCTTCCAGCTTCTTCTGTATCCTACTCTTCTGGATCGTCCGGATCCAACTACATACCGTCTTCCTCTGATGGTTCTTCTTACGCCTCCGGCGGAAGTTCCAGCTACTCGAGTCCCTCGTCCAGTTATTCCAACTCTGGTTCTAGCTACTCCAGCCCGATTTCCAGTTACTCCAGCCCCAGTTCCAGTTATTCCAGCCCTAGTTCCAGTTATTCCAGTCCGAGCGTGACTTACTCTGGATCGTCCGGTGGCTATTCTCAAAGTTACTCGTCTCCATCCTCGTCGTACGGCACACCCGCGGAATCCCATGGTTCCTATTCGAATTTGAGCCCCAGATACGTGGGATACGCTTCAGGAAAGAGTTACGACAGCTCGAACTCTGCCAGCAACAAATACGACACCATTTCCTACTCCAGCCCTaatggaaaatattaa
- the LOC117605611 gene encoding uncharacterized protein LOC117605611 isoform X2, translating to MKLFLILGLLCVGIHGEKKINLEDIERDNLRAEDVSQPGNTRSEEPKYSPKPEIGQQQYQIQNQYNGPPNSQVAYVTPSSVPSETYVRAGSYATKEQAYQQQNNILQEQIQSPRYYNEYQQQSFAAKGIAPNIYETQQLVYQPEVNVGNQLQSTQQKTITAKYSKNVNKDTVYIDIPVMHLLAYYPNLDVHNGKNNGFLVPQFNTREHISIPVYTSALSQKPIVPAKPSYQVQYASKYNSVAPSAFTTKITKGTAYTTPVTSKKFTNSPLTNVPTYLSPDQSYAQGRQFLYTQAYIAPSQSQYVPQFVYSQPTTVYMHATPVYSDIYARTPTYVQDNALQAGSKYKPSSDQLDTGVPVADELAGQVLVQQTSQSVSQNYVKDLGEPSTDLVPPQAAAQNFQSAPLLPVSSQEEESVPDQNHVGLSEPRSLLDSYVPSKLIAAQDSARYQERPIKLEGGFLPSKENFLYKKRKTD from the exons ATG AAACTCTTTTTGATATTGGGTCTATTGTGCGTGGGGATCCATGGTGAGAAGAAGATCAACTTGGAGGACATAGAGAGGGACAATTTGAGAGCGGAAGACGTATCACAACCGGGCAACACGCGATCCGAAGAACCAAAGTATTCTCCAAAACCGGAAATTGGCCAGCAACAGTATCAAATACAAAATCAATACAATGGACCACCTAATTCTCAAGTCGCCTACGTGACACCGTCGTCG GTCCCATCGGAAACGTACGTTCGAGCCGGAAGTTACGCTACGAAAGAACAAGCTTACCAGCAGCAAAATAACATCCTACAGGAACAGATACAATCGCCGCGATATTACAACGAATACCAGCAACAGTCGTTCGCTGCGAAAGGAATCGCGCCAAATATCTACGAAACGCAACAATTGGTTTACCAACCGGAAGTGAACGTTGGCAATCAACTGCAGTCCACTCAACAGAAGACGATTACGGCGAAGTATTCGAAAAACGTGAACAAAG ACACAGTTTACATCGACATTCCCGTGATGCACCTTCTGGCTTATTACCCGAATTTAGATGTGCACAATGGTAAAAACAATGGATTCCTGGTGCCTCAATTCAACACAAGAGAACACATATCCATACCTGTGTACACCTCTGCGCTGAGTCAGAAGCCAATTGTCCCAGCGAAGCCGAGTTACCAGGTTCAATACGCTTCGAAATATAATTCAGTCGCTCCTTCTGCATTCACGACCAAG ataACAAAAGGAACAGCGTATACCACTCCTGTCACCTCCAAAAAATTTACTAATTCTCCTTTGACAAATGTGCCAACGTACCTGTCCCCGGATCAATCGTACGCTCAAGGAAGACAATTCTTGTACACCCAAGCGTACATCGCTCCTTCTCAGTCTCAATACGTCCCCCAGTTTGTCTACAGTCAACCGACAACGGTTTACATGCACGCCACGCCGGTTTACAGTGACATTTACGCTCGTACGCCCACCTACGTCCAAGACAACGCTTTGCAAGCCGGCTCCAAGTACAAACCTTCCAGTGATCAGTTGGATACCGGTGTTCCAGTCGCTGACGAGCTAGCCGGTCAAGTTCTAGTACAGCAGACCAGTCAGAGCGTGTCACAGAACTACGTCAAG GATCTCGGTGAACCAAGTACCGATTTGGTGCCACCTCAAGCAGCTGCGCAAAATTTTCAATCAGCACCCTTACTGCCAGTTTCGTCGCAGGAAGAGGAATCTGTTCCAGATCAGAATCACGTAGGCCTGTCTGAACCCAGATCCTTATTGGATTCGTACGTTCCAAGTAAATTAATTGCGGCGCAAGATTCTGCAag ATATCAGGAGAGGCCGATCAAATTGGAAGGAGGATTTCTGCCTTCGAAAGAGAATTTTTTGTACAAGAAACGTAAAACTGATTAA
- the LOC117604244 gene encoding uncharacterized protein LOC117604244, producing MELLLLFLLAPTILVQGDGKSNDPNDEPFLPIYPVYPYNPKLIKRGTDRETATQLSPELYAPKVDAKDSYSASYTANYPRDPYYPNYNPYPKVSSSSGYSYYSTIPYSYQTTPYNTYTSYSSPYSASPPTYASIPYSSSYPNLYYQHPYYYPGHYSQSLFPPPPPPPLPLPGTDYTGDPYSDQGSTEKNRDKNGDKRYRDSDVNQEPVGNQFVDGGNYISGNPKDLDSQPSTYKTSSPQNQLNQDPQIKNLPIPLPKTTYRVISVAGQPVGPDYPLPSTYVKAQQLEELVSHTWAKLLAQNLQQQNAQNAEQDATKVVANQNDQGNNSQRLLAYLVNPSILGKLNVAQTVGQLVQAPTTRLKNIKYPPLTPGVYTAVEKPEKDQTESEYENYENSSSQGAQDYDASSSQNDKQPQSYENDSARSVSYQNQNFVTVETPRRYNYQYSNYNPSQTITQQQSQQYKNNLDDSNFGAKTKNG from the exons ATGGAGCTGCTG CTACTGTTTCTACTGGCACCGACGATCCTCGTGCAGGGAGACGGGAAGAGCAACGATCCCAACGACGAACCTTTCCTGCCGATATATCCGGTTTATCCGTACAACCCGAAATTAATCAAGAGGGGAACCGACAGAGAAACCGCCACACAGTTATCCCCGGAACTGTACGCGCCCAAAGTCGACGCTAAGGATTCCTACAGCGCCAGCTATACCGCTAATTATCCACGAGATCCATATTACCCTAATTACAACCCTTATCCAAAGGTTTCCTCCTCATCCGGTTATTCGTACTACAGCACCATTCCCTATTCCTATCAAACTACCCCGTACAATACCTACACTTCGTATTCCTCCCCGTATTCCGCTTCTCCGCCCACGTACGCGTCGATCCCATATTCCTCCTCCTATCCCAACCTCTACTACCAACATCCTTATTATTATCCTGGCCATTACAGTCAGTCATTGTTTCCACCGCCTCCGCCACCGCCGTTGCCGTTACCCGGTACGGATTACACCGGCGATCCTTATTCCGACCAAGGGAGCACCGAGAAAAACAGGGATAAGAATGGAGATAAGAGATATAGAGATAGCGACGTTAATCAAGAGCCGGTCGGCAATCAGTTCGTTGACGGAGGTAATTACATTTCTGGAAATCCGAAGGATCTCGACAGCCAGCCGAGCACATACAAAACCAGCAGTCCGCAGAATCAGTTGAATCAAGATCCTCAGATAAAGAATCTTCCCATACCGTTACCTAAAACCACTTATCGAGTGATCAGCGTCGCTGGACAACCCGTGGGTCCTGATTACCCGTTACCATCTACCTACGTGAAAGCCCAGCAACTGGAAGAGCTGGTCAGTCATACCTGGGCGAAATTATTGGCGCAAAATTTGCAGCAGCAAAATGCTCAGAATGCTGAGCAAGATGCTACTAAGGTTGTTGCGAATCAAAACGATCAGGGTAATAATTCGCAGCGTCTATTGGCTTACCTCGTGAATCCTAGCATTCTTGGGAAGCTGAACGTTGCACAAACTGTTGGTCAACTGGTGCAAGCACCGACTACtcgattgaaaaatattaaatatcctCCTTTGACGCCAGGGGTGTACACCGCTGTAGAGAAACCGGAGAAGGATCAGACCGAGTCTGAATACGAGAATTACGAGAATTCGTCGTCTCAGGGCGCGCAGGATTACGATGCTTCTTCCAGTCAGAACGACAAACAACCGCAGAGTTACGAGAACGATTCGGCTCGGTCCGTGTCTTATCAGAATCAGAACTTCGTCACGGTGGAAACGCCGAGGAGATATAACTATCAGTACTCCAACTATAATCCATCGCAGACGATAACTCAGCAGCAGTCTCAGCAGTACAAGAATAATTTGGACGATTCGAACTTTGGAGCTAAAACCAAGAATGGTTAG
- the LOC117607261 gene encoding tRNA N(3)-cytidine methyltransferase METTL6, whose translation MSYEKTTESIDGNMEYVGHVAKRLTSEEIEKMQAQNSRLVSEFQANQLEKDAKKHWDLFYKRNDTRFFKDRHWTTREFNELLGLSSKEDRNVLLEVGCGVGNFVYPLVEDGLKFRKIFACDLSPRAVELMKNHMLYHPEKMNIFQTDITMENCFYNVDCPVNVATLIFVLSAIHPDKFRKVVKNLYNILHNGGVVLFRDYGLYDMAQLRFKPGHKISDNFYMRQDGTRTYYFSMEEISKLFEHAGFKTLTCDYIQRRTVNLKEKIDVPRIFVQGKFEKQIQV comes from the exons ATGAGCTACGAGAAAACGACTGAATCGATCGACGGTAATATGGAGTACGTCGGCCACGTGGCGAAGCGTCTTACTTCGGAAGAGATCGAGAAAATGCAGGCTCAAAATTCACGTTTAGTCTCGGAATTTCAAGCCAATCAATTGGAAAAAGATGCTAAAAAGCACTgggatttattttataaacgaaACGATACCAGATTCTTTAAAGACAGACACTGGACCACCAGAGAATTTAATGAACTCTTGGGCTTGAGCTCGAAGGAAGATCGAAATGTGCTCCTCGAAGTCGGATGCGGCGTTGGAAATTTTGTATATCCATTAGTCGAAGATGgattgaaatttagaaaaatattcgcCTGTGATTTATCTCCCAGAGCAGTGGAATTGATGAAG AACCATATGCTATACCACCCAGAgaaaatgaacatttttcaaACAGATATCACTATGGAAAATTGTTTCTACAATGTGGACTGTCCGGTGAACGTGGCAACCTTAATATTCGTTCTATCGGCCATTCATCCAGACAAATTTCGAAA AGTTgtgaaaaatttgtacaataTTCTTCATAATGGAGGAGTTGTACTTTTTAGAGATTATGGCCTATATGATATGGCTCAACTGAGATTTAAACCCGGTCACAAGATCAGTGATAATTTTTATATGAGACAAGATGGAACTAG aacatattatttttcaatggaGGAAATATCAAAGCTATTTGAACATGCTGGCTTTAAAACCTTAACATGTGATTACATACAAAGACGTACTGTTAACTTAAAGGAGAAAATAGATGTACCTAGAATTTTTGTCCAAGGAAAATTTGAGAAACAAATACAAGTTTAA